One Manihot esculenta cultivar AM560-2 chromosome 6, M.esculenta_v8, whole genome shotgun sequence DNA segment encodes these proteins:
- the LOC110616558 gene encoding uncharacterized protein LOC110616558 produces MPTSLLAVILYLTSSFQIFMPQLSPQLGDIPRSNFQFDFEFERKVLAEAEKETPSWSKLGLESLPSKTTESTSSLFTLGMEVELVIEHMGSIFRLGYLGPTVDPVVSRYVASGLNREAVSLAVANYGDNPTKVQAFVNGYTLLREMGFSSNKVTEALLMYDNDTDKALAHFLNSSS; encoded by the exons ATGCCCACCTCATTACTCGCAGTAATACTTTATTTGACTTCaagttttcaaatatttatG CCTCAATTGTCACCACAACTGGGAGATATCCCGCGGAGTAACTTCCAGTTTGATTTTGAGTTTGAGCGAAAAGTTTTAGCTGAAGCTGAGAAGGAAACCCCGAGCTGGAGCAAGCTTGGTTTGGAAAGTCTTCCTTCTAAAACAACGGAATCAACTTCTTCATTG TTTACTTTGGGGATGGAGGTGGAATTGGTTATTGAACACATGGGGAGCATTTTTAGGCTTGGGTATTTG GGTCCAACTGTAGATCCTGTAGTGAGCAGATATGTCGCATCAGGACTCAATCGAGAAGCTGTTAGTCTTGCTGTTGCTAACTATGGCGACAATCCAACTAAG GTTCAAGCATTTGTCAATGGTTACACCCTTCTAAGAGAAATGGGATTTTCGTCGAACAAGGTAACTGAGGCTTTACTCATGTATGACAATGACACAGACAAGGCATTGGCACATTTTCTTAACAGCTCATCGTAA
- the LOC110616668 gene encoding uncharacterized protein LOC110616668 isoform X4, protein MCFFYIGQRSEPQKILKIMVREKDVCWEYAEKLDGNKVKCKFCLRVLNGGISRLKHHLSRLPSKGVNPCSKVRDDVTDRVRAIISSKEDIKEPSSAKKQRPAEAKSPGNISTSKALMGVEAVSPVAKVYPIVTSIAPSSLSNQENAERSIALFFFENKLDFSVARSPSYQLMIDAIGKCGSGFTGPSVETLKTMWLERIKSEVSLQLKDIEKEWATTGCTVIADTWTDNKSRALINFFVSSPSRTFFHKSVDASSYFKNTKCLADLFDSVIQDFGAENVVQVIMDSSFNYTGIANHILQNYGTIFVSPCASQCLNLILEEFSKVDWVNRCILQAQTLSKFIYNNASMLDLMKKFTGGQDLIKTGITKSVSNFLSLQSMLKQRSRLKLMFSSNEYSTNSSYASKPQNITCITIVEDGDFWRAVEESVAISEPFLKVLREVSGGKPAVGSIYELMTRAKESIRTYYIMDESKCKTFLDIVDRKWRDQLHSPLHSAAAFLNPSVQYNPEIKFLVSIKEDFFKVIEKLLPTPEMRRDITNQIFIFTRASGMFGCNLAMEARDTVAPGLWWEQFGDSAPVLQRVAIRILSQLD, encoded by the exons ATGTGTTTCTTTTATATAGGTCAACGTTCAGAACCACAAAAGATCTTAAAAATCA TGGTTCGAGAAAAAGATGTTTGTTGGGAATATGCTGAGAAATTGGATGGAAACAAGGTGAAATGCAAATTTTGCCTCAGGGTTTTGAATGGTGGCATTAGTAGGTTGAAGCATCATCTATCCAGGCTTCCAAGTAAAGGTGTAAATCCATGCAGCAAGGTGAGAGATGATGTCACTGACAGGGTAAGGGCCATAATATCATCAAAGGAGGACATCAAGGAACCATCTAGTGCTAAAAAACAGAGGCCTGCAGAAGCCAAATCTCCTGGAAATATATCTACAAGTAAAGCTCTCATGGGTGTGGAGGCAGTATCTCCAGTTGCTAAAGTTTATCCTATTGTTACATCAATAGCCCCTTCCTCCTTAAGTAACCAAGAAAATGCTGAAAGAAGCATTGcacttttcttttttgagaATAAGTTGGACTTTAGTGTTGCACGTTCACCATCCTATCAGTTAATGATTGATGCAATAGGAAAATGCGGTTCTGGATTTACAGGCCCTTCAGTAGAAACGTTGAAGACTATGTGGTTGGAAAGGATCAAGTCTGAAGTGAGCTTGCAATTGAAAGATATTGAGAAAGAGTGGGCTACCACTGGTTGTACTGTCATTGCTGACACATGGACTGACAACAAATCTAGAGCTTTGATTAACTTTTTTGTTTCCTCACCATCCAGGACCTTCTTCCACAAGTCTGTAGATGCATCATCATACTTTAAGAATACCAAGTGCCTTGCTGATCTATTTGATTCTGTTATTCAAGACTTTGGTGCTGAAAATGTTGTGCAGGTAATTATGGATAGTAGTTTCAACTATACTGGTATTGCCAACCATATACTACAGAACTACGGAACGATCTTTGTGTCTCCCTGTGCTTCTCAATGtctgaatttaattttggagGAGTTCTCAAAAGTTGATTGGGTAAACAGATGTATCTTGCAAGCACAAACATTATCAAAGTTTATATACAATAATGCCTCAATGCTTGATTTGATGAAGAAATTTACTGGAGGGCAGGATTTAATCAAAACTGGTATCACAAAGTCTGTATCCAATTTTCTATCACTACAATCAATGTTGAAGCAAAGATCAAGGTTGAAGCTAATGTTCAGCAGCAATGAGTATTCTACAAACTCATCATATGCAAGTAAACCACAAAACATAACTTGTATTACCATTGTGGAGGATGGAGATTTCTGGAGAGCAGTGGAAGAAAGTGTGGCCATCTCTGAGCCCTTTCTCAAAGTGTTGAGGGAAGTATCTGGCGGTAAGCCTGCTGTGGGGTCTATATATGAGTTGATGACCAGGGCCAAAGAATCAATAAGGACTTATTACATAATGGATGAGAGCAAATGCAAAACTTTTTTAGATATAGTGGACAGAAAGTGGCGAGATCAGCTCCATTCTCCTCTTCATTCAGCTGCCGCTTTTTTGAACCCAAGTGTCCAGTATAATCCAGAGATAAAGTTTCTcgtttctattaaagaagacTTTTTCAAGGTTATTGAGAAGCTGCTTCCTACTCCTGAAATGAGACGTGACATCACCAatcagatttttatttttacgagGGCAAGTGGAATGTTCGGTTGCAATTTAGCAATGGAGGCACGAGACACAGTTGCACCTG GGCTGTGGTGGGAGCAATTTGGTGACTCTGCACCAGTATTGCAACGAGTTGCCATCAGAATCCTGAGCCAG CTGGATTAG
- the LOC110616668 gene encoding uncharacterized protein LOC110616668 isoform X3 codes for MCFFYIGQRSEPQKILKIMVREKDVCWEYAEKLDGNKVKCKFCLRVLNGGISRLKHHLSRLPSKGVNPCSKVRDDVTDRVRAIISSKEDIKEPSSAKKQRPAEAKSPGNISTSKALMGVEAVSPVAKVYPIVTSIAPSSLSNQENAERSIALFFFENKLDFSVARSPSYQLMIDAIGKCGSGFTGPSVETLKTMWLERIKSEVSLQLKDIEKEWATTGCTVIADTWTDNKSRALINFFVSSPSRTFFHKSVDASSYFKNTKCLADLFDSVIQDFGAENVVQVIMDSSFNYTGIANHILQNYGTIFVSPCASQCLNLILEEFSKVDWVNRCILQAQTLSKFIYNNASMLDLMKKFTGGQDLIKTGITKSVSNFLSLQSMLKQRSRLKLMFSSNEYSTNSSYASKPQNITCITIVEDGDFWRAVEESVAISEPFLKVLREVSGGKPAVGSIYELMTRAKESIRTYYIMDESKCKTFLDIVDRKWRDQLHSPLHSAAAFLNPSVQYNPEIKFLVSIKEDFFKVIEKLLPTPEMRRDITNQIFIFTRASGMFGCNLAMEARDTVAPGLWWEQFGDSAPVLQRVAIRILSQVLAGDALQLIFRAFKERGSYIFTKTRA; via the exons ATGTGTTTCTTTTATATAGGTCAACGTTCAGAACCACAAAAGATCTTAAAAATCA TGGTTCGAGAAAAAGATGTTTGTTGGGAATATGCTGAGAAATTGGATGGAAACAAGGTGAAATGCAAATTTTGCCTCAGGGTTTTGAATGGTGGCATTAGTAGGTTGAAGCATCATCTATCCAGGCTTCCAAGTAAAGGTGTAAATCCATGCAGCAAGGTGAGAGATGATGTCACTGACAGGGTAAGGGCCATAATATCATCAAAGGAGGACATCAAGGAACCATCTAGTGCTAAAAAACAGAGGCCTGCAGAAGCCAAATCTCCTGGAAATATATCTACAAGTAAAGCTCTCATGGGTGTGGAGGCAGTATCTCCAGTTGCTAAAGTTTATCCTATTGTTACATCAATAGCCCCTTCCTCCTTAAGTAACCAAGAAAATGCTGAAAGAAGCATTGcacttttcttttttgagaATAAGTTGGACTTTAGTGTTGCACGTTCACCATCCTATCAGTTAATGATTGATGCAATAGGAAAATGCGGTTCTGGATTTACAGGCCCTTCAGTAGAAACGTTGAAGACTATGTGGTTGGAAAGGATCAAGTCTGAAGTGAGCTTGCAATTGAAAGATATTGAGAAAGAGTGGGCTACCACTGGTTGTACTGTCATTGCTGACACATGGACTGACAACAAATCTAGAGCTTTGATTAACTTTTTTGTTTCCTCACCATCCAGGACCTTCTTCCACAAGTCTGTAGATGCATCATCATACTTTAAGAATACCAAGTGCCTTGCTGATCTATTTGATTCTGTTATTCAAGACTTTGGTGCTGAAAATGTTGTGCAGGTAATTATGGATAGTAGTTTCAACTATACTGGTATTGCCAACCATATACTACAGAACTACGGAACGATCTTTGTGTCTCCCTGTGCTTCTCAATGtctgaatttaattttggagGAGTTCTCAAAAGTTGATTGGGTAAACAGATGTATCTTGCAAGCACAAACATTATCAAAGTTTATATACAATAATGCCTCAATGCTTGATTTGATGAAGAAATTTACTGGAGGGCAGGATTTAATCAAAACTGGTATCACAAAGTCTGTATCCAATTTTCTATCACTACAATCAATGTTGAAGCAAAGATCAAGGTTGAAGCTAATGTTCAGCAGCAATGAGTATTCTACAAACTCATCATATGCAAGTAAACCACAAAACATAACTTGTATTACCATTGTGGAGGATGGAGATTTCTGGAGAGCAGTGGAAGAAAGTGTGGCCATCTCTGAGCCCTTTCTCAAAGTGTTGAGGGAAGTATCTGGCGGTAAGCCTGCTGTGGGGTCTATATATGAGTTGATGACCAGGGCCAAAGAATCAATAAGGACTTATTACATAATGGATGAGAGCAAATGCAAAACTTTTTTAGATATAGTGGACAGAAAGTGGCGAGATCAGCTCCATTCTCCTCTTCATTCAGCTGCCGCTTTTTTGAACCCAAGTGTCCAGTATAATCCAGAGATAAAGTTTCTcgtttctattaaagaagacTTTTTCAAGGTTATTGAGAAGCTGCTTCCTACTCCTGAAATGAGACGTGACATCACCAatcagatttttatttttacgagGGCAAGTGGAATGTTCGGTTGCAATTTAGCAATGGAGGCACGAGACACAGTTGCACCTG GGCTGTGGTGGGAGCAATTTGGTGACTCTGCACCAGTATTGCAACGAGTTGCCATCAGAATCCTGAGCCAG GTCCTCGCTGGTGATGCTCTACAACTCATCTTTAGAGCTTTTAAGGAAAGAGGAAGTTATATATTTACCAAAACAAGAGCATAA
- the LOC110616668 gene encoding uncharacterized protein LOC110616668 isoform X1, with product MCFFYIGQRSEPQKILKIMVREKDVCWEYAEKLDGNKVKCKFCLRVLNGGISRLKHHLSRLPSKGVNPCSKVRDDVTDRVRAIISSKEDIKEPSSAKKQRPAEAKSPGNISTSKALMGVEAVSPVAKVYPIVTSIAPSSLSNQENAERSIALFFFENKLDFSVARSPSYQLMIDAIGKCGSGFTGPSVETLKTMWLERIKSEVSLQLKDIEKEWATTGCTVIADTWTDNKSRALINFFVSSPSRTFFHKSVDASSYFKNTKCLADLFDSVIQDFGAENVVQVIMDSSFNYTGIANHILQNYGTIFVSPCASQCLNLILEEFSKVDWVNRCILQAQTLSKFIYNNASMLDLMKKFTGGQDLIKTGITKSVSNFLSLQSMLKQRSRLKLMFSSNEYSTNSSYASKPQNITCITIVEDGDFWRAVEESVAISEPFLKVLREVSGGKPAVGSIYELMTRAKESIRTYYIMDESKCKTFLDIVDRKWRDQLHSPLHSAAAFLNPSVQYNPEIKFLVSIKEDFFKVIEKLLPTPEMRRDITNQIFIFTRASGMFGCNLAMEARDTVAPGLWWEQFGDSAPVLQRVAIRILSQVCSTFTFERHWNTFQQIHSEKRNKIDKESLNDLVYINYNLKLTRQMRTKSLESDPIQFDDIDMTSEWVEESDNPSPTQWLDRFGSALDGSDLNTRQFNAAIFGANDHIFGL from the exons ATGTGTTTCTTTTATATAGGTCAACGTTCAGAACCACAAAAGATCTTAAAAATCA TGGTTCGAGAAAAAGATGTTTGTTGGGAATATGCTGAGAAATTGGATGGAAACAAGGTGAAATGCAAATTTTGCCTCAGGGTTTTGAATGGTGGCATTAGTAGGTTGAAGCATCATCTATCCAGGCTTCCAAGTAAAGGTGTAAATCCATGCAGCAAGGTGAGAGATGATGTCACTGACAGGGTAAGGGCCATAATATCATCAAAGGAGGACATCAAGGAACCATCTAGTGCTAAAAAACAGAGGCCTGCAGAAGCCAAATCTCCTGGAAATATATCTACAAGTAAAGCTCTCATGGGTGTGGAGGCAGTATCTCCAGTTGCTAAAGTTTATCCTATTGTTACATCAATAGCCCCTTCCTCCTTAAGTAACCAAGAAAATGCTGAAAGAAGCATTGcacttttcttttttgagaATAAGTTGGACTTTAGTGTTGCACGTTCACCATCCTATCAGTTAATGATTGATGCAATAGGAAAATGCGGTTCTGGATTTACAGGCCCTTCAGTAGAAACGTTGAAGACTATGTGGTTGGAAAGGATCAAGTCTGAAGTGAGCTTGCAATTGAAAGATATTGAGAAAGAGTGGGCTACCACTGGTTGTACTGTCATTGCTGACACATGGACTGACAACAAATCTAGAGCTTTGATTAACTTTTTTGTTTCCTCACCATCCAGGACCTTCTTCCACAAGTCTGTAGATGCATCATCATACTTTAAGAATACCAAGTGCCTTGCTGATCTATTTGATTCTGTTATTCAAGACTTTGGTGCTGAAAATGTTGTGCAGGTAATTATGGATAGTAGTTTCAACTATACTGGTATTGCCAACCATATACTACAGAACTACGGAACGATCTTTGTGTCTCCCTGTGCTTCTCAATGtctgaatttaattttggagGAGTTCTCAAAAGTTGATTGGGTAAACAGATGTATCTTGCAAGCACAAACATTATCAAAGTTTATATACAATAATGCCTCAATGCTTGATTTGATGAAGAAATTTACTGGAGGGCAGGATTTAATCAAAACTGGTATCACAAAGTCTGTATCCAATTTTCTATCACTACAATCAATGTTGAAGCAAAGATCAAGGTTGAAGCTAATGTTCAGCAGCAATGAGTATTCTACAAACTCATCATATGCAAGTAAACCACAAAACATAACTTGTATTACCATTGTGGAGGATGGAGATTTCTGGAGAGCAGTGGAAGAAAGTGTGGCCATCTCTGAGCCCTTTCTCAAAGTGTTGAGGGAAGTATCTGGCGGTAAGCCTGCTGTGGGGTCTATATATGAGTTGATGACCAGGGCCAAAGAATCAATAAGGACTTATTACATAATGGATGAGAGCAAATGCAAAACTTTTTTAGATATAGTGGACAGAAAGTGGCGAGATCAGCTCCATTCTCCTCTTCATTCAGCTGCCGCTTTTTTGAACCCAAGTGTCCAGTATAATCCAGAGATAAAGTTTCTcgtttctattaaagaagacTTTTTCAAGGTTATTGAGAAGCTGCTTCCTACTCCTGAAATGAGACGTGACATCACCAatcagatttttatttttacgagGGCAAGTGGAATGTTCGGTTGCAATTTAGCAATGGAGGCACGAGACACAGTTGCACCTG GGCTGTGGTGGGAGCAATTTGGTGACTCTGCACCAGTATTGCAACGAGTTGCCATCAGAATCCTGAGCCAGGTTTGCAGCACTTTTACTTTCGAGAGACATTGGAACACATTTCAGCAAATTCACTCTGAAAAGCGAAATAAGATCGATAAAGAATCATTGAATGACCTTGTTTATATAAACTATAATCTTAAGTTGACCAGACAAATGAGAACTAAATCGTTAGAAAGTGATCCTATCCAATTTGATGACATTGATATGACCTCAGAATGGGTAGAGGAGAGTGATAATCCAAGCCCAACTCAGTGGCTTGATCGATTTGGTTCTGCATTAGATGGGAGTGACTTGAATACACGGCAATTCAATGCGGCCATATTTGGTGCTAATGACCATATATTTGGTTTATGA
- the LOC110616668 gene encoding uncharacterized protein LOC110616668 isoform X2 produces MVREKDVCWEYAEKLDGNKVKCKFCLRVLNGGISRLKHHLSRLPSKGVNPCSKVRDDVTDRVRAIISSKEDIKEPSSAKKQRPAEAKSPGNISTSKALMGVEAVSPVAKVYPIVTSIAPSSLSNQENAERSIALFFFENKLDFSVARSPSYQLMIDAIGKCGSGFTGPSVETLKTMWLERIKSEVSLQLKDIEKEWATTGCTVIADTWTDNKSRALINFFVSSPSRTFFHKSVDASSYFKNTKCLADLFDSVIQDFGAENVVQVIMDSSFNYTGIANHILQNYGTIFVSPCASQCLNLILEEFSKVDWVNRCILQAQTLSKFIYNNASMLDLMKKFTGGQDLIKTGITKSVSNFLSLQSMLKQRSRLKLMFSSNEYSTNSSYASKPQNITCITIVEDGDFWRAVEESVAISEPFLKVLREVSGGKPAVGSIYELMTRAKESIRTYYIMDESKCKTFLDIVDRKWRDQLHSPLHSAAAFLNPSVQYNPEIKFLVSIKEDFFKVIEKLLPTPEMRRDITNQIFIFTRASGMFGCNLAMEARDTVAPGLWWEQFGDSAPVLQRVAIRILSQVCSTFTFERHWNTFQQIHSEKRNKIDKESLNDLVYINYNLKLTRQMRTKSLESDPIQFDDIDMTSEWVEESDNPSPTQWLDRFGSALDGSDLNTRQFNAAIFGANDHIFGL; encoded by the exons A TGGTTCGAGAAAAAGATGTTTGTTGGGAATATGCTGAGAAATTGGATGGAAACAAGGTGAAATGCAAATTTTGCCTCAGGGTTTTGAATGGTGGCATTAGTAGGTTGAAGCATCATCTATCCAGGCTTCCAAGTAAAGGTGTAAATCCATGCAGCAAGGTGAGAGATGATGTCACTGACAGGGTAAGGGCCATAATATCATCAAAGGAGGACATCAAGGAACCATCTAGTGCTAAAAAACAGAGGCCTGCAGAAGCCAAATCTCCTGGAAATATATCTACAAGTAAAGCTCTCATGGGTGTGGAGGCAGTATCTCCAGTTGCTAAAGTTTATCCTATTGTTACATCAATAGCCCCTTCCTCCTTAAGTAACCAAGAAAATGCTGAAAGAAGCATTGcacttttcttttttgagaATAAGTTGGACTTTAGTGTTGCACGTTCACCATCCTATCAGTTAATGATTGATGCAATAGGAAAATGCGGTTCTGGATTTACAGGCCCTTCAGTAGAAACGTTGAAGACTATGTGGTTGGAAAGGATCAAGTCTGAAGTGAGCTTGCAATTGAAAGATATTGAGAAAGAGTGGGCTACCACTGGTTGTACTGTCATTGCTGACACATGGACTGACAACAAATCTAGAGCTTTGATTAACTTTTTTGTTTCCTCACCATCCAGGACCTTCTTCCACAAGTCTGTAGATGCATCATCATACTTTAAGAATACCAAGTGCCTTGCTGATCTATTTGATTCTGTTATTCAAGACTTTGGTGCTGAAAATGTTGTGCAGGTAATTATGGATAGTAGTTTCAACTATACTGGTATTGCCAACCATATACTACAGAACTACGGAACGATCTTTGTGTCTCCCTGTGCTTCTCAATGtctgaatttaattttggagGAGTTCTCAAAAGTTGATTGGGTAAACAGATGTATCTTGCAAGCACAAACATTATCAAAGTTTATATACAATAATGCCTCAATGCTTGATTTGATGAAGAAATTTACTGGAGGGCAGGATTTAATCAAAACTGGTATCACAAAGTCTGTATCCAATTTTCTATCACTACAATCAATGTTGAAGCAAAGATCAAGGTTGAAGCTAATGTTCAGCAGCAATGAGTATTCTACAAACTCATCATATGCAAGTAAACCACAAAACATAACTTGTATTACCATTGTGGAGGATGGAGATTTCTGGAGAGCAGTGGAAGAAAGTGTGGCCATCTCTGAGCCCTTTCTCAAAGTGTTGAGGGAAGTATCTGGCGGTAAGCCTGCTGTGGGGTCTATATATGAGTTGATGACCAGGGCCAAAGAATCAATAAGGACTTATTACATAATGGATGAGAGCAAATGCAAAACTTTTTTAGATATAGTGGACAGAAAGTGGCGAGATCAGCTCCATTCTCCTCTTCATTCAGCTGCCGCTTTTTTGAACCCAAGTGTCCAGTATAATCCAGAGATAAAGTTTCTcgtttctattaaagaagacTTTTTCAAGGTTATTGAGAAGCTGCTTCCTACTCCTGAAATGAGACGTGACATCACCAatcagatttttatttttacgagGGCAAGTGGAATGTTCGGTTGCAATTTAGCAATGGAGGCACGAGACACAGTTGCACCTG GGCTGTGGTGGGAGCAATTTGGTGACTCTGCACCAGTATTGCAACGAGTTGCCATCAGAATCCTGAGCCAGGTTTGCAGCACTTTTACTTTCGAGAGACATTGGAACACATTTCAGCAAATTCACTCTGAAAAGCGAAATAAGATCGATAAAGAATCATTGAATGACCTTGTTTATATAAACTATAATCTTAAGTTGACCAGACAAATGAGAACTAAATCGTTAGAAAGTGATCCTATCCAATTTGATGACATTGATATGACCTCAGAATGGGTAGAGGAGAGTGATAATCCAAGCCCAACTCAGTGGCTTGATCGATTTGGTTCTGCATTAGATGGGAGTGACTTGAATACACGGCAATTCAATGCGGCCATATTTGGTGCTAATGACCATATATTTGGTTTATGA
- the LOC110617932 gene encoding probable inactive receptor kinase At4g23740, which yields MNCLFTLSVILFFGVVSLPAIAEPVEDKQALLDFLHNIHQSNSLNWKQSSSVCREWTGVTCNGDQSRVIALRLQGEGIQGPIPPNTLSRLSAVQILSLRSNGISGSFPSDFSKLGNLIDLHLQFNNFSGPLPSDFSEWKNLSIIDLSNNGFNGSIPNSFSNLTHLTSLNLANNLLSGFIPNIEIPSLQSLNLTNNNLTGSVPRSLLRFPSRVFSGNNLSSETALPPAFPPEPPRKNKKLSEPAILGIVLGGCVLGFAVIALLMVCCYLKKDRRGGLPTKSQKREGSSKKNTLKSQEKSNRFVFFEGCSLAFDLEDLLRASAEVLGKGTFGTTYKAAFDDATAVVVKRLKEVPVVKEFEQHMEVIGSIRHPNICALRAYYCSKDEKLTIIDYYEQRSVSAMLHDTIGEGRIPLDWETRLRIAIGAARGIAHIHTQNGGKLVHGNIKASNIFLNSEGYGCISDIGLAALMSPVPPSVMRAAGYRAPEITDSRKATHASDVYSYGVLLLELLTGKSPIHSTGGDEVVHLARWVHSVVREEWTAEVFDVDLLRYPNIEEEIVEMLKIGMSCVVRMPEQRPKMTDVVRMVEDVRRGSTENPPSSETNLEISVSNPTP from the exons ATGAACTGCTTGTTCACTTTATCTGTAATTCTCTTCTTTGGAGTAGTTTCTTTGCCCGCCATTGCAGAGCCAGTTGAAgataaacaagctttactcgaTTTCCTTCATAATATTCATCAGTCCAATTCTCTCAATTGGAAGCAGAGCTCTTCAGTATGCAGGGAATGGACAGGCGTTACCTGCAATGGTGATCAGTCTAGAGTTATAGCCCTGAGGTTGCAAGGAGAAGGAATTCAAGGCCCCATCCCACCAAACACTCTTAGTCGCCTATCGGCAGTTCAAATCTTGAGTCTCAGATCGAATGGTATATCAGGTTCTTTCCCTTCCGATTTCTCCAAACTTGGAAACTTGATCGACCTTCATCTTCAATTCAACAACTTCTCAGGCCCATTGCCTTCAGATTTCTCAGAATGGAAGAATCTTTCAATTATTGATCTCTCCAATAATGGGTTTAACGGAAGCATTCCAAATTCATTTTCAAATTTGACACACCTCACTTCTCTGAACCTCGCTAACAACTTGCTTTCGGGTTTTATTCCTAATATTGAAATTCCTAGTTTGCAATCTCTAAATTTAACCAACAATAATCTCACTGGAAGTGTGCCTCGATCTCTTCTAAGATTTCCAAGTCGGGTATTTTCTGGTAACAACCTTTCATCAGAAACTGCCCTTCCTCCAGCCTTCCCACCTGAGCCACCAAGGAAAAACAAGAAACTAAGTGAACCCGCAATATTGGGGATTGTACTAGGCGGCTGCGTTCTAGGATTTGCAGTTATTGCTCTTTTGATGGTTTGCTGCTACTTGAAGAAAGACAGGAGAGGTGGATTACCAACGAAGTCACAAAAGAGAGAGGGATCTTCGAAGAAAAATACTTTGAAAAGCCAAGAAAAAAGCAACAGGTTTGTGTTCTTTGAAGGTTGTAGTCTTGCATTCGACTTGGAAGACTTACTGAGAGCATCTGCTGAAGTGCTTGGAAAGGGAACTTTTGGCACAACTTACAAGGCTGCTTTTGATGATGCAACGGCAGTGGTGGTGAAGAGATTGAAAGAAGTGCCTGTGGTAAAAGAATTTGAGCAACATATGGAAGTGATTGGAAGCATTAGGCATCCAAATATATGTGCGCTTAGGGCATATTACTGTTCAAAGGATGAGAAGCTTACGATTATTGATTACTATGAGCAAAGGAGTGTTTCTGCAATGCTACATG ATACAATAGGGGAAGGCAGGATTCCTTTGGACTGGGAAACCAGGCTGAGAATTGCAATCGGTGCAGCAAGGGGCATTGCTCATATACACACACAGAATGGTGGCAAACTAGTCCATGGAAATATTAAAGCCTCAAACATTTTTCTCAATTCTGAGGGATATGGTTGCATATCTGATATTGGATTGGCTGCCCTAATGAGCCCAGTGCCGCCATCAGTAATGAGGGCTGCAGGGTACCGTGCCCCAGAAATAACAGACTCTAGGAAAGCAACTCATGCATCCGATGTCTATAGTTATGGGGTCTTGCTGCTTGAGCTTCTGACTGGAAAATCCCCTATACATTCCACAGGTGGTGATGAGGTTGTTCACTTGGCGAGGTGGGTGCATTCTGTGGTAAGGGAGGAATGGACTGCTGAAGTATTTGATGTTGACCTTTTGAGGTATCCTAATATTGAGGAGGAAATAGTAGAGATGTTAAAAATAGGAATGAGTTGTGTGGTGAGGATGCCAGAGCAGAGACCAAAAATGACTGATGTAGTGAGAATGGTGGAGGACGTTCGACGAGGGAGTACTGAAAACCCACCATCCTCTGAAACTAATTTAGAAATCTCAGTTTCAAACCCAACACCATAG
- the LOC110617933 gene encoding myosin IB heavy chain, with amino-acid sequence MSKYKSNRRVQIDDLQLPKYDDVDGDEGDDSRMRLKPSGSNVSEDQEPFMGIKVRRKASLHRDVKGDYIDVPSNPYLMKTLQKLGDNQILFADKVLKFTASGKMKRRILLITDFAVYIVDPETDALKRRIGLAAVENIFLSELSDNFFAVVIPTEYDMLMASTRKTEIVTVLAEATKSASNYELAVVFSNSFEYHAAAELVKEVQFEEVEAGVKTRILRK; translated from the exons ATGAGCAAGTACAAGTCTAATCGGCGAGTCCAAATCGACGACTTGCAGTTGCCCAAGTACGACGATGTGGATGGCGATGAGGGAGATGACAGTAGAATGCGGTTGAAACCATCGGGAAGCAATGTGAGTGAAGACCAAGAGCCCTTCATGGGTATCAAGGTTCGAAGAAAAGCATCCCTGCATAGAGATGTAAAAGGAGACTACATAGACGTGCCTTCGAATCCATATTTGATGAAGACTTTGCAAAAGCTAG GTGACAACCAAATTCTCTTTGCTGATAAAGTATTGAAATTCACTGCATCAGGGAAGATGAAACGGCGTATATTATTAATAACAGACTTTGCCGTTTATATTGTTGACCCAGAGACTGATGCACTTAAACGGCGTATAGGATTGGCAGCTGTAGAGAACATATTTTTGAGTGAATTAAGTGATAATTTCTTTGCAGTTGTCATTCCAACGGAGTATGATATGCTTATGGCTAGTACACGAAAGACGGAAATTGTCACAGTGTTAGCTGAAGCTACAAAGAGTGCATCTAACTATGAACTTGCGGTGGTTTTCTCCAATAG TTTCGAGTATCATGCAGCTGCTGAATTGGTGAAGGAAGTTCAATTTGAGGAAGTTGAAG CTGGTGTTAAAACTAGAATTTTAAGGAAGTGA